In the Gorilla gorilla gorilla isolate KB3781 chromosome 1, NHGRI_mGorGor1-v2.1_pri, whole genome shotgun sequence genome, agaagaacagaacagaacactgCTTCCAAACCACACATGTTCCTTGGGTCCTCCCCTCTACACAAACGCCATGCGTTGGGAAAGCAGGGTGAGACTGAATCTctctagagaaaagagaaattcagCACCAAGCTTTTGATCAAAAGCATAATCCCCCTTAAAAAAAGTGCCTATTGGAACAAAATCAGGAAAACCAAAGGCAGAGAACAGATAAAACCAAAAGGCCTTTTGCAGCCTGAGGAGAGAGCATGGAAAGGGCAGGAGGGGAACAGCCTCACCCATTTTGCCTTGGGGATGGTGAAGGTGGGCACTGGGGGATTCCAACTTCAAAGCATGGATGACTTCTAAGTCCTTTTCAACCCTGAGCTCTTAGATTCTGAGCCTGTTTAATCCCTTGCTGATAGATTCACTCTTCCTTTTTCACCCCTACCACCAGTATCCCAGAGCCTCCATGAGCAGCTGGCCCCAGTAGATGCCACAAAAGTGTTTGTTACGAGAAGGACACTGTCCTGATTCTCTTCTCTGTCCAGAATCACCAAGAGGACTTTTCCCATTCCAGCAAGAAAACATCCGTGTGTTGATCTAGAGGCGTTTAGAGACGTTAGGTGGCAACCTagtctctctttttccctttatcCTTCCTACCCTTCATTcttcttttatccttttattcATCAGAACACAAGAGTTGAGCATTTATGCTGTCCCAGGTACTGTGCTTGAAGGAGTTAACAACTGAGGTGGCTATTAGTCAGAGACTGACCAGCATGTGCTCACCACCCATGTTAACTAGGCTGCCCACCAAACccaccaccatttttttttgACTTCTATAGGTATTTAAGTTTGACACCATATCTGAGAAAACATCTGATCAGATCCACTTCTTCTTTGCCAAACTGAACTGCCGACTCTATCGAAAAGCCAACAAATCCTCCAAGTTAGTATCAGCCAATCGCCTTTTTGGAGACAAATCCCTTACCTTCAATGAGACCTACCAGGACATCAGTGAGTTGGTATATGGAGCCAAGCTCCAGCCCCTGGACTTCAAGGTGAGTTGCAGATGTTACCCCTGACCTCCGAGTTCTTCCTCTCCACTCAGAGATTGAGGAGGTGGAGAAACAGCATCCAAATTCACACTGCTTTGCTGCTGAAGACTGCTGGAGGGCTGACTAAAAGTTAGAACCCCTGGAATAGTTATTCTTACTTGAAACCTGAGAAATCAATGGTATCCATGCTTGGATTGTAGTGACTGCCcagaaaacatgaataaataatcAATTCTTCATTCCATCCACCAACTTCAAATATATACCAAAGGGTGTTTTGAAGATGCTAGTCCTACAAGATATCTTACTTAATTTGAACAGTTATCATGGTCAAATAAAGTTGGTACATGATGCATGTTATATTCTCCTCTTGGAGATTCATGAAGCACGTGGGCCTATGAAGGTTCTGAGAAACTCTGCAACAAAGAAATCTGTTGGCTTTATTCAATCGGCATTCCTCAAATGTATTTGACCGCATGGGCATTTCTCTCCTCCATATAACCTGCCAACCCCATATAACCTGCAATCATTCATTGCTTCCCCTGGAACATGCCTTGGAAATTCTACCTTTGTGAGTTAAGGTTTTCCAAAgtcagagaaaataatattttatcttctttttcccAGACTATTTTCGCCttccttcttttcatttatttcttcctatttctttttgttctttttcttctgataATATTTATTAACTACAGGAAAGATTCATGGAACTATATTAGATATGTGAGGCTTCCCTAATTTGGGTTAGAGCAATGGCTTCTTAATCAAATGGTGGGAAAGGACAGAGGGatggtgagaaaaataaaatgctgccTGGGAAAATGGAGAAGCCAATTGAATAGCACAAGTGAGTAGGTTTATTTTCTGTTCTCCTCAGGAAAATGCAGAGCAATCCAGAGCGGCCATCAACAAATGGGTGTCCAATAAGACCGAAGGCCGAATCACCAATGTCATTCCCCCGGAAGCCATCAATGAGCTCACTGTTCTGGTGCTGGTTAACACCATTTACTTCAAGGTACTCAGAATGGCCCTGGAGAGACCCCAGGGACTTCCTCTTGCTCTTCagcttaccctttttttttttttaaatggtgagaCCGAAGCCCTGAGAGGGCAAATGGACTGCCTAAAGCTACACAGGTACAGGTCAGCAGGGCAGGtcaatctattatttatttatttatttatttatttttgacagagtctcgctctgtcgcccaggctggagtgcagtggcgtgatcttggctaactgcaagcttcacctcctgggttcacggcattctcctgcctcagcctcccaagtaggtgggaatacaggcacccaccaccatgcccagctaattttttgtttttttttttagtagagacggggtttcaccgtgttagccaggatagtcttgatctcctgacctcgtgatctgcccacctcggcctcccaaagtgctgggattacaggcgtgagccaccgcgcccggcagattggcttctttcacctagTAAAATGCATTTACTGTTCCTTTGTGTTTTTGTGGCTTTGTCACTCATTTCTTCTTAGCATGGAATAGCATTACATTtggtctggatgtaccacagtctGTCTATTAatctactgaaggacattttggcTGCTTCCAAGGTTTGACCGTTATGAATAAACCTACTCATAATTCCATCATTCTGACACAGCCATTATTAACCTTTTTGTGCATATCCCGCCAGTCTTTTTTCcgaataattatatattaatgtaaCACTATAATATGGATATGTCTTGTGTCAATAACTATCCTCctatgaatgtttgtgttcttACTTTGTGATTCTCTTCCAGGGCCTGTGGAAGTCAAAGTTCAGCCCTGAGAACACAAGGAAGGAACTGTTCTACAAGGCTGATGGAGAGTCGTGTTCAGCATCTATGATGTACCAGGAAGGCAAGTTCCGTTATCGGCGCGTGGCTGAAGGCACCCAGGTGCTTGAGTTGCCCTTCAAAGGTGATGACATCACCATGGTCCTCATCTTGCCAAAGCCTGAGAagagcctggccaaggtggagAAGGAACTCACCCCAGAGGTGCTGCAGGAGTGGCTGGATGAATTGGAGGAGATGATGCTGGTGGTCCACATGCCCCGCTTCCGCATTGAGGACGGCTTCAGTTTGAAGGAGCAGCTGCAAGACATGGGCCTTGTCGATCTGTTCAGCCCTGAAAAGTCCAAACTCCCAGGTTTGTCTAGGAAGGAGTTTCCTCCCTTCTCTACCCGCAAGGTAGTCTGACCAAAAGTGGAAGAGTTggagaaagaatagaaaggaGCAACAAGTCAGGACTCCTGGATACTGATCCTAGTTTCTACTGCTAACTTGTGGaaatctcttttccttttgaggcctcagtttcctcttctgtaaaagggAAGTTTGTTCTCGGATCTCCATGGGCCCAGCCAGCACTGGTGCCCTGTGAGTCTGTATCAGGTAGAGAagatgggaccaggtggagagGAATTTGAAAGGGCATTGGAATTCAGAGCAAAGAGACAGATATTAAGAGCTGGGGAGATTTGGTTCCCATTACACAGGCCTCActgacatttattattattattattattattattattacttgagacagagtcttactctgttgcccaggctggagtgcagcggtgcgatctcggctcactgcaacctctgcctcccgggttcaagtgattctcatgcctcagcctcctgagtagctgggattataggcacacgccaccatacctggttaatttctgtattcttagtagagatggggtttcaccatgttggccaggatggtcttgaactcttgaccttgtgatccgcctgccttggcttcccaaagtgctgggattacaggcgtcagccaacacacctggcacattaaaatatcttttaaagaacTTGGCTGgccagggtggctcacacctgtaataccagcactttgggaggctgaggtgggaggatcgtctaagcccacgagttcgagaccagcctggacaacatagtgagatggtctctacaaaaaataaaaaaaattagccaggcatggtgacgcacacctgtagtcctagcttcttgggaggcagagctgggaggattgcctgagtctgggaggtcaacgCTGTGGTgtactgtgatcacaccactgcactccagcctgagcaacagagtgaggtcctattactaaataaataaataaataataaaataagtttacGATGTTAAGTAATTAGATTTATCTttattgggcttttttttttttttttttttgagacgaagtcttgctcttgtcccccaggctggagtgcagtggtgcaatctcggctcactgcaacctccaccccccagattcaagcgattctcctgcctcagcctcccaaggagctaggattacaggcgcctgccaccacgcccggctaatttttgtatttttagtagaaacgggtttcactatgttggccaggctggtcttgaactcctgacctcaggcgatctacctgccttggcctcccaaagtgctgggattacaggcgtgagccactgtgctattGGGCTGTCTTTAAGCTAgttttgaaaactaaaaatgttGCCAGACTGGAAAGAAAGATGTTCCTTCTGGATGGAGTGAGTTTTTTTCTGTAAGAACAGAGTCTtgccctttctttctcccacAAAAAGCTGAAGCCTGAGAATGAACTATCAGGAGCTACGCTGAACAAGCCCAaagtactttattattattatttttgagatgcagttttgctcttgttgtccaggctggagtgcagtggcgtgatcctggctcactgcaacctccacctcccgagttcaagcgattctcctgcctcagtctcccaagtagctgggattataggcatgcgccaccacacctggctaatttttgtattttcacgatagagacaaggtttcaccatattagtcagtgtctccaactcctgacctcaggtgatctgtacaccttggcctccggaagtgctgggattacaggtgtgagccactgcacccggcccccaaagtactttattatttttaacacataTTCATTGTGAGAGTATGATTAGGTGAAGACTTAGGATTTCTTCTTATGTTTCAAAAAGCCCCAAAGGATCTCTTAATCCAAACTGAATTCCCATCTGTGGGTTGAAGCCAACTTTCTCCCATCTCACAAAGACTTCTCCGGTCTTCCTTCCAGGTATTGTTGCAGAAGGCCGGGATGACCTCTATGTCTCAGATGCATTCCATAAGGCATTTCTTGAGGTGAGTACACCTTCCCCACTCTCTCTTAGGGTACAGAAAGGAGATGCATGAACAACAGGAACACATGTGGAAAAGGCCTGTTTCCAGTGTTAAGGCATGCAAAAGGCCTCTGCAGGCCTGCTATAATACAGCCCTCCCCGAAACCTTCATGGTGTGATTGTTCTGCCTTCCCTCCCACTACCTCTTCTGTAGCAGGTCAAGCgggaacacaaacatttaggGAGGGTGATATAGGAAAAGAAGCCAGCAAAGGCCATCAAGAAGAAATTTACAGCATGAGGAGAACCAGAAGAGTATGGGGTCGCAGAAACccagggagaattttttttttttttttttttttgagactgagcttcgttcgctcttgttgcccaggctagagtgcaatggtgggacagctcactacaacttctgcctcccacgttcaagcgattctcctgcctcagcctcctgggtagctgggatgacaggcatgtgccatcacgcccggctaatttttgtatttttagtagaaacagggtttctccatgttggtcaggcaggtcttgaattcccaatctcaggtgatccacctccttggcacccccaaagtgctgggattacaggcatgagccactgcacccggccaacccAGGGAGAAGTTTTAAGAAAATG is a window encoding:
- the SERPINC1 gene encoding antithrombin-III isoform X2; translated protein: MNPMCIYRSPEKKATEDEGSEQKIPEATNRRVWELSKANSRFATTFYQHLADSKNDNDNIFLSPLSISTAFAMTKLGACNDTLQQLMEVFKFDTISEKTSDQIHFFFAKLNCRLYRKANKSSKLVSANRLFGDKSLTFNETYQDISELVYGAKLQPLDFKENAEQSRAAINKWVSNKTEGRITNVIPPEAINELTVLVLVNTIYFKGLWKSKFSPENTRKELFYKADGESCSASMMYQEGKFRYRRVAEGTQVLELPFKGDDITMVLILPKPEKSLAKVEKELTPEVLQEWLDELEEMMLVVHMPRFRIEDGFSLKEQLQDMGLVDLFSPEKSKLPGIVAEGRDDLYVSDAFHKAFLEVNEEGSEAAASTAVVIAGRSLNPNRVTFKANRPFLVFIREVPLNTIIFMGRVANPCVK
- the SERPINC1 gene encoding antithrombin-III isoform X1, with amino-acid sequence MYSNMIGTVTSGKRKVYLLSLLLIGFWDCVTCHGSPVDICTAKPRDIPMNPMCIYRSPEKKATEDEGSEQKIPEATNRRVWELSKANSRFATTFYQHLADSKNDNDNIFLSPLSISTAFAMTKLGACNDTLQQLMEVFKFDTISEKTSDQIHFFFAKLNCRLYRKANKSSKLVSANRLFGDKSLTFNETYQDISELVYGAKLQPLDFKENAEQSRAAINKWVSNKTEGRITNVIPPEAINELTVLVLVNTIYFKGLWKSKFSPENTRKELFYKADGESCSASMMYQEGKFRYRRVAEGTQVLELPFKGDDITMVLILPKPEKSLAKVEKELTPEVLQEWLDELEEMMLVVHMPRFRIEDGFSLKEQLQDMGLVDLFSPEKSKLPGIVAEGRDDLYVSDAFHKAFLEVNEEGSEAAASTAVVIAGRSLNPNRVTFKANRPFLVFIREVPLNTIIFMGRVANPCVK